One Sediminicola sp. YIK13 DNA segment encodes these proteins:
- a CDS encoding histone deacetylase family protein, giving the protein MFKIAHHPIYTHPLPKGHRFPMEKYELLPQQLILEGTCSPSDFFEPDIPNDKYIVAVHDPDYFYDLLNMKIPPREARKIGFPVNEDLVLREQIIADGTMKGSEYALAHGIAMNIAGGTHHAYTDRGEAFCMLNDQAIGARYLQAKGLAKKILIVDLDVHQGNGTAEIFKDDPSVFTFSMHGEGNYPFRKEKSDLDIALKKGIKDKEYLSLLKDILPKLIKDVKPDFIFYLCGVDILETDKLGTLALTLEGCKKRDLFVLETCKKNQIAVQCSMGGGYSPDLKIILEAHANTFRVAKELYF; this is encoded by the coding sequence ATGTTTAAAATAGCACATCATCCAATTTATACCCATCCCCTTCCAAAAGGACATCGGTTCCCTATGGAGAAATATGAACTTCTGCCCCAACAATTGATTCTGGAAGGCACCTGTTCCCCCTCAGATTTCTTTGAACCCGATATTCCCAATGACAAATATATAGTGGCTGTTCATGATCCAGATTATTTTTATGACCTGCTCAATATGAAAATCCCCCCAAGGGAAGCCAGGAAAATAGGGTTTCCGGTGAATGAAGACCTTGTGTTACGGGAGCAGATCATAGCAGACGGAACCATGAAGGGAAGTGAGTATGCCTTAGCGCATGGTATTGCCATGAATATTGCCGGAGGAACGCATCACGCCTATACGGATCGCGGAGAAGCATTTTGTATGCTCAACGATCAGGCTATCGGTGCCCGCTATCTACAGGCCAAGGGCCTGGCAAAAAAAATATTGATTGTGGACTTGGACGTGCACCAAGGGAATGGAACCGCAGAAATTTTCAAGGATGACCCATCTGTCTTTACCTTTTCCATGCACGGGGAAGGAAATTATCCTTTTCGCAAAGAAAAATCCGACTTGGATATCGCCCTGAAGAAAGGTATAAAGGACAAAGAATATTTATCCCTATTGAAGGACATCCTACCCAAATTGATCAAAGATGTTAAGCCCGATTTTATCTTTTACCTATGCGGGGTTGATATTCTTGAAACGGACAAATTGGGCACCTTGGCACTTACTTTGGAAGGATGTAAAAAACGGGACCTTTTTGTTTTAGAAACCTGTAAAAAAAATCAGATTGCTGTTCAGTGTTCCATGGGGGGTGGGTATTCTCCCGACCTTAAAATTATCCTTGAAGCCCATGCGAACACTTTTCGTGTGGCAAAAGAACTGTACTTTTAA
- a CDS encoding phosphatase PAP2 family protein, whose amino-acid sequence MKNIFILTLFLSSLHLIGQEMDTSSEERRWNMFTYDMGTIIKGIGHSYSRPLHWEGRQWLTFGSVVGGTGALYLIDDDTSRFFRDRQQDVPKFLREYGEFYGNPENNYMATAGVYLTGLALKNEKLRRTGVLLIASASSSGLLQQVLKSVVGRARPVADLGKDTFDPFNSSRNFHSFPSGHTMLAFTNAYAIAKQFKSPWIKAGIYSVGLIPGISRIWDGQHWLSDVAVSVAISIFTVESIDRYLDSKYDEKYNDQTKDISWDLNFGPGTMGVTLRF is encoded by the coding sequence ATGAAGAATATTTTTATTTTGACCTTATTTCTGTCCTCCTTGCATCTGATCGGACAAGAGATGGATACCTCTTCCGAAGAAAGGAGATGGAACATGTTCACCTATGATATGGGCACTATCATTAAAGGAATAGGGCATTCTTATTCTAGACCACTACATTGGGAAGGAAGACAGTGGCTTACCTTTGGTAGTGTAGTTGGAGGAACGGGAGCATTGTACCTTATTGATGACGATACCTCAAGATTTTTTAGGGATCGCCAGCAAGATGTTCCCAAATTCTTAAGGGAATATGGCGAATTCTACGGCAATCCAGAAAACAATTATATGGCCACAGCGGGAGTTTATCTTACAGGATTGGCGCTGAAAAATGAAAAGCTGAGAAGAACAGGGGTTTTACTGATTGCTTCGGCATCCTCTTCAGGGCTATTGCAACAGGTATTAAAATCTGTAGTAGGGAGAGCACGTCCTGTAGCCGACTTGGGCAAGGATACCTTTGACCCATTTAACTCTAGTAGAAATTTCCATTCTTTCCCTTCAGGACACACCATGCTGGCCTTTACCAATGCCTATGCCATTGCCAAGCAATTTAAGAGCCCTTGGATTAAGGCAGGAATATATTCCGTAGGACTTATCCCTGGAATCTCCAGAATCTGGGACGGACAACATTGGCTTAGTGATGTAGCCGTAAGTGTGGCCATCAGTATTTTTACGGTAGAATCCATAGACCGCTATTTAGACTCCAAATATGATGAAAAATACAACGACCAAACAAAGGATATCAGTTGGGACCTTAATTTTGGTCCAGGAACAATGGGCGTTACCCTACGCTTTTAA